The Syntrophorhabdaceae bacterium genome has a segment encoding these proteins:
- a CDS encoding PAS domain S-box protein, translated as MEGPDPLIRLQGTIEGKLQEKLRSIHSYKGLPEQESLRIVRGFLDPLFADLSGHTKNSFVRHIKGLLKRSAEPGQIKQILETLSVLEAAIKPHVKNVKIVISLWDILSAARTQLTEHALRHSIPADISERRNMEEALRASEERYRALVEGANEFIVVLQDGKMVYANPKMLHDASMSMQKFSQRSFTDFIYKDDLPLVINSYRKRLEGDTTHHTYSFRIVDNAGEIRWMQASSIPITWDQRPAILVLLIDISRLKQVEEALQRSEQKIREISSSIPGVVYQFYARDNGDRGFYYVSGQSMKLFGISPEPEGFFERFTELVLPEYRESFLTSNDNAIRTVSEWQFEGKLQKPSGEIIWFRGNSVPCRQENETIFNGIVLDITEQKRSEEALKESEKKFRDIAQLTPQIIYEIDAERRLTFVNKEAERMLGLTGEDVRRGLDIFTLFPPEEHSRVRRYLEQMIQGDSTHGNEYTMVRKDGTTIPVIAYSSPIFRNGNIAGFRGTIIDITEHKKTEQALQESEMKYRNIFENAVEGFFQSTPEGRFLSVNPAMATTCGYTSPEEMINSITELGPQFYVYPEDRNAFMERMEAYGIDEDFEHQVYRKDGSIIWISSKTRAVRDDSGKIIFYEGTNEDITKRKNAEAALTASELFLKQTQSIARLGGWKANPHTDYLEWTDGIYEIVEAPRDYRPGLAEGLQYFLPQYIPFIRDKIINCLATGETFVIEAEVITETGKKLWTEVRGLAPIVEGGRSYVAGTLQDITERKQLASQLFQAQKMEAVGTLAGGVAHDFNNILSAIMGYASLLQLKIDRDSPLSSYVAQILTSSERAAQLTQSLLAFSRKQKITMKPFSLNDAITNIQKLLTRLLTEDIELKTHLTYERPVVLGDVNQIDQVVMNLVTNARDAMPGGGTISIHTSRFTMDNKFVSTHGFGKPGEYAQIMVSDTGTGIDEHVLPKIFEPFFTTKAVGKGTGLGLSLVYGIIDQHDGYINVKSRPNKGTSFFVYLPLITQSVETKESQGTDVAPKGTEKILIAEDNKEVRELISMVLTENGYTVITAEDGLEAIRIFSEQTMDMVILDVIMPKMNGKEVLGALKKQQPSLKALFMSGYTYDIIQEKGIPEEGVDLILKPLKPDELLKKVRELLDS; from the coding sequence GTGGAAGGACCAGATCCTCTTATCCGGTTACAGGGCACCATCGAGGGCAAACTTCAAGAAAAACTCCGGAGCATCCATTCATATAAAGGACTGCCGGAACAAGAGAGTCTCCGTATTGTCCGGGGATTCCTTGATCCCCTCTTTGCCGACCTGTCCGGTCATACAAAAAACAGTTTTGTTCGCCATATTAAAGGATTGCTGAAAAGGTCTGCCGAACCGGGTCAGATCAAACAAATACTGGAGACCCTGTCGGTACTCGAAGCTGCGATAAAGCCCCACGTGAAAAACGTCAAGATCGTCATCTCCCTTTGGGACATCCTGTCTGCCGCCAGAACACAACTGACCGAACATGCATTGCGGCACAGCATTCCCGCCGATATCTCGGAGCGCAGAAACATGGAAGAGGCTCTTAGGGCATCTGAAGAAAGGTATCGTGCCCTCGTCGAAGGTGCAAATGAGTTTATTGTGGTGCTTCAGGATGGGAAGATGGTGTACGCAAACCCGAAGATGCTGCACGATGCCTCCATGTCAATGCAGAAATTTTCACAAAGGTCTTTTACTGATTTTATCTATAAGGATGACCTCCCGTTAGTAATCAATAGTTACAGGAAACGGCTGGAAGGCGACACAACACACCACACCTATTCCTTCCGTATTGTAGATAATGCTGGGGAGATACGATGGATGCAGGCAAGCTCGATCCCTATCACGTGGGATCAAAGACCTGCAATCCTCGTTCTGTTGATAGATATCAGCCGTCTTAAGCAGGTTGAGGAGGCCTTGCAAAGAAGTGAGCAAAAGATACGGGAAATTTCGTCCAGCATACCCGGGGTTGTTTATCAGTTCTACGCCAGGGATAATGGGGACAGGGGTTTTTATTATGTCAGCGGCCAATCAATGAAATTATTTGGTATTAGTCCCGAACCCGAAGGTTTCTTTGAGCGTTTTACCGAACTGGTGCTGCCCGAATACAGGGAAAGCTTTTTGACGTCAAACGATAATGCTATTCGTACCGTTAGCGAGTGGCAATTCGAAGGCAAACTGCAAAAACCTTCAGGAGAGATCATATGGTTCAGGGGAAATTCGGTCCCATGTAGGCAGGAAAACGAGACGATCTTTAATGGTATCGTGCTGGATATCACTGAACAGAAACGATCGGAAGAGGCATTAAAGGAGAGTGAGAAAAAATTCAGGGATATTGCCCAATTAACCCCGCAGATCATTTACGAAATTGATGCAGAGCGCCGCCTGACGTTCGTCAACAAGGAAGCAGAAAGGATGCTTGGCCTCACCGGGGAAGACGTACGCCGGGGCCTTGATATTTTTACCTTATTCCCTCCGGAGGAGCATTCAAGGGTACGCCGTTACTTAGAACAAATGATCCAGGGAGATTCAACTCACGGCAATGAGTATACAATGGTCCGCAAAGATGGCACTACGATCCCCGTGATCGCCTATAGCTCCCCCATATTCCGGAATGGTAATATTGCCGGGTTCCGTGGCACCATCATCGATATCACCGAACATAAAAAAACAGAACAAGCGCTGCAAGAATCGGAGATGAAATACCGGAACATATTTGAAAATGCCGTTGAAGGTTTTTTTCAAAGCACGCCGGAAGGCCGGTTTTTAAGTGTCAATCCCGCAATGGCTACAACGTGCGGGTATACATCACCCGAAGAGATGATAAACAGCATCACCGAACTCGGGCCTCAATTTTATGTCTACCCGGAGGACCGCAATGCTTTCATGGAAAGAATGGAGGCCTATGGCATTGACGAGGACTTCGAACACCAGGTATATCGTAAGGACGGCTCTATCATCTGGATATCTTCTAAGACGCGGGCGGTCAGGGATGATTCCGGAAAGATCATCTTCTATGAAGGTACTAATGAAGACATTACCAAGCGCAAGAATGCGGAGGCTGCGCTCACTGCAAGCGAACTATTCCTGAAGCAGACCCAGTCCATCGCACGCCTTGGCGGTTGGAAGGCAAATCCACATACTGATTATCTCGAATGGACGGACGGCATATACGAGATCGTAGAGGCGCCGAGGGATTACAGGCCAGGATTGGCGGAAGGGCTTCAATACTTCCTTCCCCAGTATATTCCTTTTATCCGCGACAAGATCATCAACTGCCTGGCAACAGGAGAAACGTTCGTCATCGAGGCAGAGGTAATCACAGAGACCGGAAAGAAGCTGTGGACAGAGGTGCGCGGCCTTGCCCCCATCGTTGAAGGAGGTCGTTCTTACGTGGCCGGCACGCTTCAGGATATCACGGAAAGAAAACAGCTCGCGTCCCAGCTCTTCCAGGCGCAGAAGATGGAAGCCGTCGGCACCCTCGCAGGCGGAGTTGCCCACGACTTTAACAACATCCTCAGCGCCATCATGGGATATGCAAGTCTTCTGCAGCTCAAGATTGACAGGGACAGCCCGCTATCTTCTTATGTTGCCCAGATCCTTACCTCATCAGAAAGGGCTGCTCAGCTCACGCAAAGCCTCCTTGCCTTCAGCAGGAAACAAAAGATTACCATGAAGCCATTTTCCCTGAACGATGCTATCACGAACATACAGAAGCTCCTTACACGGCTGCTTACAGAGGACATTGAGCTTAAGACCCATCTCACATACGAAAGGCCGGTCGTTCTCGGGGATGTGAACCAGATCGATCAGGTTGTCATGAACCTCGTAACCAATGCGCGTGATGCCATGCCAGGGGGAGGCACCATCTCAATACACACTTCCCGTTTTACTATGGACAACAAGTTTGTCAGTACCCACGGTTTTGGAAAACCCGGGGAATATGCGCAGATCATGGTATCCGATACGGGAACAGGGATAGATGAACATGTCCTGCCAAAGATCTTTGAGCCATTCTTTACCACCAAGGCGGTGGGCAAGGGTACCGGGCTCGGGCTTTCTTTGGTTTACGGGATCATTGATCAGCACGACGGTTACATAAATGTGAAAAGCAGGCCGAACAAAGGCACCTCGTTCTTCGTCTACCTGCCGCTTATCACGCAGAGTGTTGAAACAAAAGAAAGTCAGGGAACCGATGTTGCTCCAAAGGGAACCGAGAAGATCCTCATAGCAGAAGACAATAAAGAGGTAAGAGAGCTTATCAGTATGGTTTTGACAGAAAATGGCTATACTGTTATCACTGCGGAAGACGGCCTTGAAGCGATCCGCATATTTTCTGAACAGACCATGGATATGGTGATCCTTGACGTGATCATGCCAAAGATGAACGGAAAAGAGGTCCTCGGGGCATTAAAGAAGCAGCAGCCCTCCCTGAAAGCCCTTTTCATGAGTGGTTATACGTATGACATCATCCAGGAAAAAGGCATACCCGAGGAAGGGGTCGACCTTATCCTGAAACCCCTCAAACCGGATGA
- a CDS encoding cytochrome b/b6 domain-containing protein, translating into MKKIYLHPLPVRIWHWSNAFLIIMLILTGIQLRIPDIVPFPQYGVVVALHKYLGYLLTLSFLFWLSYYLFTRGMGKHYILSTGDMKGIPKQALYYTYTFFRGGKNPFTPSPDAKFNPLQKVSYSSVMFILMPVIIITGILFSNILFFFWYIDMIGGLRVLDAIHVIAGYCFVLYLIVHIYMSSLGKNITTYVKSMITGYAEEPDDENKS; encoded by the coding sequence ATGAAAAAGATATACCTCCATCCGTTACCGGTCCGCATATGGCACTGGTCAAACGCCTTCCTCATCATTATGCTCATACTCACCGGGATACAGTTAAGGATTCCGGATATTGTCCCCTTCCCGCAATATGGGGTTGTTGTCGCGCTCCACAAATATCTCGGGTATCTGTTGACCCTCTCTTTCCTCTTCTGGCTTTCCTACTATCTTTTCACCAGGGGCATGGGAAAGCACTATATACTCAGTACCGGCGATATGAAGGGGATCCCGAAACAGGCGCTCTACTATACCTATACCTTTTTCAGGGGCGGGAAAAACCCCTTTACTCCATCGCCTGATGCAAAATTCAACCCCCTCCAGAAGGTTTCATACTCATCGGTAATGTTCATACTCATGCCCGTCATCATCATAACGGGGATACTTTTCAGCAACATCCTTTTCTTTTTCTGGTACATTGATATGATCGGGGGCTTAAGGGTGCTTGATGCAATCCACGTTATCGCGGGCTATTGCTTCGTACTCTATCTCATCGTTCACATCTATATGTCATCGCTCGGCAAAAACATCACCACCTATGTAAAATCGATGATCACAGGATATGCTGAAGAACCCGACGACGAGAACAAATCCTGA
- a CDS encoding cytochrome c3 family protein encodes MEGATRVLGIESPAPMPALCAIQFTKLRSSATINIMFVIFMALFMLLSPSLYAAAGQDDCFECHDGFKKFNHGKTGCIDCHQDAASLPHQEKLEKPLCIQCHKKVSALYGKSIHSAKNLSCKDCHAAHFLDKDKKDCLTCHKGVAHSTLPSKEKHITNLGCTICHGKVKKGSIAAEFRVHVSKGDAIGREAIDSNGNSIIDDAELDLFLAYLEKNRMGSYTIGKSYVSAGDVHGVTKNALQCGECHGDKNIFKETRFRLSGVSSYTFRADPKIFIPESPSIKEYRITVHGKKGVACSDCHISQERISDSVCIKCHKELYGVYKSSVHTKKGAAQCTDCHNPHSITAYREYNAKQRLDVCARCHKDYPEKHAWLPHTRLHFNYLECSTCHSPESRKSIVFNLGKRTGDTKQTLSYQDIKDAYGGHVNLKNLIDVNGDGVVISEELSDFFLDLRKKFHEDLFIGGSIIVTKVHHDYSAKGTKQKVCATCHSRRAPFYDSMYLILPDKEMHLYIPVKGTILGAAPISVFTDLSLLGEERVTIDDIKGLFGFRDKGRPGHVQELGFKWIDILGIAVCAVILIFIVLHIIARIFLKR; translated from the coding sequence GTGGAGGGGGCGACGCGAGTCCTGGGAATAGAAAGTCCGGCACCGATGCCCGCCCTTTGTGCAATCCAGTTTACAAAACTTCGCTCTTCTGCTACCATCAATATTATGTTCGTCATCTTTATGGCATTGTTCATGCTTCTTTCTCCCTCCCTCTATGCCGCTGCAGGACAGGATGATTGCTTTGAATGCCACGATGGCTTCAAAAAGTTCAACCACGGCAAAACGGGCTGCATCGACTGTCATCAGGACGCCGCCTCGCTGCCGCACCAGGAAAAACTCGAAAAACCCTTATGCATACAGTGTCATAAGAAGGTTTCAGCCCTGTATGGTAAAAGTATCCACAGCGCTAAGAACCTCTCCTGTAAAGATTGTCACGCTGCCCATTTTCTCGATAAGGATAAAAAAGATTGCCTTACATGCCACAAAGGGGTTGCGCATAGTACCTTACCGTCAAAAGAAAAACACATAACAAACCTGGGATGTACTATATGTCATGGAAAGGTAAAAAAGGGATCGATCGCGGCGGAATTTCGCGTACATGTCAGCAAGGGCGATGCGATCGGGAGGGAAGCAATTGACTCTAATGGAAACAGCATCATCGATGATGCGGAATTAGACCTTTTCCTCGCCTATCTGGAAAAAAACCGTATGGGTTCATATACAATTGGCAAATCGTACGTTTCAGCCGGTGACGTTCATGGTGTTACAAAAAATGCCCTTCAGTGCGGCGAATGTCATGGTGACAAAAATATTTTCAAGGAAACCCGTTTCAGGCTGTCAGGGGTTTCGTCATATACATTCCGTGCCGACCCAAAGATCTTCATCCCTGAATCACCCTCCATAAAAGAATATAGAATAACTGTCCACGGGAAAAAGGGGGTTGCCTGTTCTGATTGTCATATCTCTCAGGAACGCATCAGTGACAGCGTCTGCATAAAATGTCACAAAGAGCTTTACGGGGTCTATAAGAGCTCTGTTCACACCAAAAAGGGCGCCGCACAATGTACCGATTGTCATAATCCGCACAGCATAACCGCATACCGGGAATACAATGCAAAGCAGAGACTCGATGTCTGTGCCCGGTGTCACAAAGACTATCCGGAAAAACATGCCTGGCTGCCGCATACCCGCCTCCACTTCAATTACCTCGAATGTTCCACCTGTCACAGTCCTGAATCAAGAAAGAGTATCGTCTTTAATCTCGGCAAACGAACAGGCGACACAAAGCAGACGTTATCATACCAGGATATCAAAGACGCGTACGGTGGTCACGTTAATCTCAAAAACCTCATCGATGTAAACGGGGACGGCGTCGTGATATCGGAAGAGCTGTCGGACTTTTTCCTCGATTTGCGGAAAAAATTCCACGAGGACCTCTTTATCGGCGGCTCGATTATCGTGACAAAGGTCCATCACGACTACTCAGCGAAAGGGACAAAACAGAAGGTCTGTGCAACCTGCCATTCAAGACGTGCCCCTTTCTATGATTCAATGTACCTCATTCTGCCGGACAAAGAGATGCATCTTTACATTCCTGTTAAAGGCACCATACTCGGCGCAGCGCCCATTTCGGTCTTTACCGACCTTAGCCTTCTGGGTGAAGAAAGGGTAACGATTGATGATATCAAAGGACTATTCGGTTTTCGGGATAAGGGCCGCCCCGGTCATGTACAGGAACTGGGGTTCAAATGGATAGATATTCTTGGCATCGCGGTTTGCGCGGTCATCCTTATATTCATTGTGCTCCACATAATTGCGAGGATATTTCTGAAACGATGA